From the genome of Hyalangium gracile, one region includes:
- a CDS encoding trifunctional serine/threonine-protein kinase/ATP-binding protein/sensor histidine kinase: MPQRAGYTFHETLHESARSMLIRATRERDECPVILKLPGSDYLDRRRTLEIHREHAIARRVQGEGIIRVIGLEDLSDRVALVLEDFGGRSLSHLLDERGPLDVETFLQYAIRITAALGHIHRQGVIHKDIKPQNIIANPDTGMLKIADFSISVALEVEAVSPESPTYLTGTLAYMAPEQTGRMNRGVDYRADFYALGATFFELLTNHRPFEAETPLELLHAHVAQVPPSPRKHVSTIPECIAAIVLKLLAKDPAARYQSAWGLIADLEECQRRLQAGEPLTPFPLGTMDRTVQFRLPQGLYGRAADIELLASAHARAVAGRGELLLISGSAGIGKTSLVNELHRVTAASHGRFTSGKCDQLLRGVPFDAVHQALRELVRQTQAEGEEETERVRQRLDAALGVNAAVLVEAVPETRALLGEQPPSAPLPAAESRNRLNRVLARALQSFATAERPLVLFLDDLQWADLATLTLLQSLARDPDCHHLLPVGSFRDTEVPPSHPLALAMDELRATGTPVREIHLAPLAPEEVARMVREATGVDSGRALEFGQLIHSRTAGNPFSVREFLRFLHDQGLIRYETRTGRWEWDLAQIEAREIPSDVAGLMAEELRRLPPETGELLQLAACLGVVFSFRDLVVVHGQPAQETARRLWSAVERGFVLPLHKDYMLLDPQGGIPLPADLEVSFRFLHDRVRQAAYALLPTGSRAAHHIHVGLRLIEEARATGTLEERAFVVLPHLAYDPDRVGPAALRLELADLHLRTGRRAKASGAYRTACELFRTGSALLNPSAWEREYDRAFTLQLELAESSYLAGEFDAASQGFATLLSQARSAAQKASVHAMQATLSSLNSQHQEAIQLGIAGLRLLGVDIPATVDLAALGAELGAVAEGLAGRKPSDLLELPRMRDPNAELSIHLLASIAASAYMVDQSLFALLVLRIVRLSLEHGNSRFSAFGYVIYGVLLASALDEPATGREFGQLAVELSARFRDPMLHARVRYLRAGLIDHWTQSARSGVAELTEAYKGLMESGDWIYAGHCLIVRLWRRVAVGDPLLEILAENRRFIDFLETKKDPDSLQMFLGMHRTLLALTGVEDPASPPPPSGTSNTALAYLKLASAERNYLLRQPAEALGQAAEVVPLLPFISGLFHVATHAFYHALSAAAVYADASEERRKELLQVMEQHRAALEKYAHRCPENFAPYHLLVSAELHRVQQREPEAIAEYERAIAAARSSGFVGVEAIACEQAFRALATKGRRLLSSAYLLEALYAYERWGASTKARLLAVEQSNLLLSHGSALRHWDGKPRSSTTTATLQTERGASTHPSSSESISSSFDITSAMKASQAISSEILFPQLVANLIHVVMESAGAQRGALVLRRGQEFFVEAKGEVGHRSAEAETAQPLAESAGLCHAIVTQVLQSGTHLMLDDASAMEAWRKDPYVSGNKIRSVLCAPIRHRGQVLGLFYLENNLTPGAFNTSRLKVLGMLTSQAAISIENAELYRRLEDYSHTLEDRVADRTAELHSKNAELQRALETLKTMHAQIVTQEKLASLGALTAGIAHELKNPLNFVSNFAALSNERVKELREMKPGARLAPPAQVQEMEDILEELELNTRKIREHGQRAVSIIDGMLQHARGKRGDKRATNVNQLVEEAVRLVHHGLKAKSTRRNVIIETAFDATLPDVQLVSDDIRRVVLNLVDNACYSASEKAQQSGSTEEARVKVSTRWTGKEVEIRVRDNGKGIPAALREKLFTPFFTTKPTGEGTGLGLSISHEIVVVSLGGRLSVESEEGKYAEFIVVLPGGGQRAGPPV; the protein is encoded by the coding sequence ATGCCACAGCGTGCGGGATACACCTTCCACGAGACACTCCACGAGAGCGCGCGCTCGATGCTCATCCGGGCCACACGGGAGCGGGATGAGTGCCCCGTCATCCTCAAGCTGCCCGGCAGCGACTACCTGGACCGGCGCCGCACCCTGGAGATCCACCGCGAGCACGCCATCGCCCGCCGCGTCCAGGGCGAAGGCATCATCCGGGTGATCGGCCTCGAGGACCTCAGCGACCGGGTGGCCCTGGTGCTGGAGGACTTCGGAGGCCGCTCGCTGTCGCACCTGCTGGACGAGCGCGGCCCGCTGGATGTGGAGACGTTCCTCCAGTACGCCATCCGCATCACCGCGGCCCTGGGCCACATCCACCGCCAGGGCGTCATCCACAAGGACATCAAGCCGCAGAACATCATCGCCAACCCCGACACGGGGATGCTGAAGATCGCCGACTTCTCCATCTCCGTGGCGCTCGAGGTGGAGGCGGTCAGCCCCGAGAGCCCCACCTACCTGACGGGAACCCTGGCCTACATGGCGCCCGAGCAGACGGGGCGCATGAACCGCGGCGTGGACTACCGAGCGGACTTCTATGCGCTGGGCGCCACCTTCTTCGAGCTGCTGACGAACCACCGGCCCTTCGAGGCCGAGACGCCGCTCGAGCTGCTGCACGCCCACGTCGCCCAGGTGCCGCCCTCGCCGCGCAAGCACGTCTCCACCATCCCAGAGTGCATCGCGGCCATCGTGCTCAAGCTGCTCGCCAAGGATCCCGCCGCCCGCTACCAGAGCGCCTGGGGCCTCATCGCCGATCTCGAGGAGTGCCAGCGCCGGCTCCAGGCCGGGGAGCCGCTCACGCCCTTCCCGCTCGGCACGATGGACCGGACGGTCCAGTTCCGCCTGCCCCAGGGGCTCTACGGGCGCGCCGCGGACATCGAGCTGCTGGCGTCGGCTCACGCGCGCGCCGTGGCGGGCCGTGGAGAGCTGCTGCTGATCTCCGGCTCGGCGGGCATCGGAAAGACTTCGCTCGTCAACGAGCTCCACCGGGTGACGGCGGCCAGCCATGGCCGCTTCACCTCCGGCAAGTGCGACCAGCTGCTGCGCGGCGTGCCGTTCGACGCCGTCCACCAGGCCCTGCGCGAGCTCGTGCGTCAGACGCAGGCCGAGGGTGAGGAGGAGACGGAGCGGGTGCGCCAGCGGCTGGACGCGGCGCTCGGGGTGAACGCGGCCGTGCTCGTGGAGGCAGTGCCGGAGACCCGCGCGCTGCTCGGCGAGCAGCCCCCCTCCGCGCCCCTGCCCGCCGCCGAGTCCAGGAACCGCCTCAACCGCGTGCTGGCCCGGGCGCTCCAGTCCTTCGCCACCGCCGAGCGCCCGCTCGTGCTCTTCCTGGATGACCTGCAGTGGGCGGACCTCGCCACGCTCACGCTCCTGCAGTCGCTGGCGCGGGATCCGGACTGTCACCACCTGCTGCCCGTCGGCTCCTTCCGCGACACCGAGGTGCCACCCTCGCATCCGCTGGCCCTGGCGATGGACGAGCTGCGCGCCACGGGCACGCCGGTCCGGGAGATCCACCTGGCGCCGCTCGCGCCCGAGGAGGTCGCGCGCATGGTCCGCGAGGCCACCGGCGTCGACAGCGGCCGCGCGCTGGAGTTCGGCCAGCTCATCCACTCGAGGACCGCGGGCAACCCCTTCTCCGTCCGCGAGTTCCTCCGCTTCCTGCACGACCAGGGGCTGATCCGCTACGAGACGCGCACCGGCCGGTGGGAGTGGGATCTGGCCCAGATCGAGGCGCGAGAGATCCCCAGCGACGTGGCCGGGCTGATGGCCGAGGAGCTGCGGCGCCTGCCTCCGGAGACGGGGGAGCTGCTGCAGCTGGCGGCCTGCCTGGGGGTGGTGTTCAGCTTCAGGGATCTCGTCGTGGTCCACGGCCAGCCAGCACAGGAGACGGCCCGGAGGCTCTGGAGCGCGGTCGAGCGAGGCTTCGTGCTGCCGCTCCACAAGGACTACATGCTGCTGGATCCCCAGGGTGGCATCCCGCTGCCGGCGGATCTCGAGGTGTCCTTCCGCTTCCTGCACGATCGGGTCCGCCAGGCGGCCTATGCCCTGCTGCCCACGGGCTCGCGGGCGGCTCACCACATCCACGTGGGCCTGCGGCTGATCGAGGAGGCCCGTGCCACGGGCACCCTGGAGGAGCGCGCCTTCGTCGTCCTCCCGCACCTCGCGTACGACCCGGACCGGGTGGGCCCCGCGGCGCTCCGGCTCGAGCTGGCCGACCTCCACCTGCGGACGGGGCGCCGCGCGAAGGCCTCGGGCGCGTACCGCACCGCCTGCGAGCTCTTCCGCACCGGCAGCGCGCTGCTGAACCCGTCCGCCTGGGAGCGTGAGTATGACCGGGCCTTCACGCTCCAGCTGGAGCTGGCCGAGTCCAGCTACCTGGCCGGTGAGTTCGACGCGGCCTCGCAGGGCTTCGCCACGCTGCTCTCGCAGGCCCGCAGCGCGGCCCAGAAGGCGAGCGTCCATGCGATGCAGGCGACGCTGAGCTCCCTCAACAGCCAGCACCAGGAGGCGATCCAGCTCGGCATCGCGGGCCTGCGCCTGCTGGGAGTGGACATACCGGCCACGGTGGATCTGGCGGCGCTCGGCGCGGAGCTGGGCGCCGTGGCGGAGGGGCTGGCGGGCCGCAAGCCGTCGGACCTGCTCGAGCTGCCGCGGATGAGGGATCCGAACGCGGAGCTGTCCATCCACCTGCTGGCCAGCATCGCGGCGTCGGCGTACATGGTGGACCAGAGCCTCTTCGCGCTGCTGGTGCTGCGGATCGTCCGGCTCTCGCTGGAGCATGGCAACAGCCGCTTCTCGGCGTTCGGCTACGTCATCTACGGCGTCCTCCTGGCGTCGGCGCTGGATGAGCCCGCGACGGGCCGGGAGTTCGGCCAGCTCGCCGTCGAGCTGTCCGCGCGCTTCCGGGATCCCATGCTGCACGCCCGCGTCCGCTACCTCCGGGCGGGGCTGATCGATCACTGGACGCAGAGCGCGCGCTCCGGCGTCGCCGAGCTCACCGAGGCGTACAAGGGGCTGATGGAGAGCGGCGACTGGATCTACGCCGGGCACTGCCTGATCGTGCGGCTGTGGCGGCGCGTGGCGGTGGGAGATCCCCTGCTGGAGATCCTGGCGGAGAACCGCCGCTTCATCGACTTCCTCGAGACGAAGAAGGACCCGGACTCGCTGCAGATGTTCCTGGGCATGCACCGGACGCTGCTGGCGCTCACGGGAGTGGAGGATCCCGCGTCCCCGCCGCCCCCCAGCGGGACGTCGAACACGGCGCTGGCGTACCTGAAGCTGGCCTCGGCCGAGCGGAACTACCTGCTGAGACAGCCGGCCGAGGCGCTGGGCCAGGCCGCGGAGGTGGTGCCGCTCCTGCCGTTCATCTCCGGCCTCTTCCACGTGGCCACGCACGCCTTCTACCACGCGCTGAGCGCGGCCGCGGTGTACGCCGACGCGAGCGAAGAGCGGCGCAAGGAGCTGCTGCAGGTGATGGAGCAGCACCGCGCCGCGCTGGAGAAGTACGCGCACCGCTGTCCGGAGAACTTCGCGCCCTATCACCTGCTGGTGAGCGCGGAGCTCCACCGGGTGCAGCAACGGGAGCCGGAGGCGATCGCCGAGTACGAGCGCGCGATCGCGGCGGCGCGCTCCAGCGGGTTCGTGGGGGTGGAGGCCATCGCCTGCGAGCAGGCCTTCCGCGCACTGGCGACGAAGGGGCGCCGGCTGCTCTCCTCGGCGTACCTGCTCGAGGCGCTCTACGCCTACGAGCGCTGGGGAGCCAGCACCAAGGCCCGGCTCCTGGCCGTCGAGCAGTCCAACCTGCTGCTCTCCCACGGCAGCGCCCTGCGGCACTGGGATGGGAAGCCTCGGAGCTCGACGACCACGGCGACGCTGCAGACGGAGCGCGGAGCCTCCACGCACCCGTCCAGCTCCGAGTCGATCTCCTCGTCCTTCGACATCACCTCGGCGATGAAGGCGTCCCAGGCGATCTCGAGCGAGATCCTCTTCCCCCAGCTGGTGGCCAACCTCATCCACGTCGTCATGGAGAGCGCGGGGGCGCAGCGCGGCGCGCTGGTGCTGCGGCGAGGCCAGGAGTTCTTCGTCGAGGCCAAGGGCGAGGTCGGCCACCGGAGCGCCGAGGCGGAGACGGCCCAGCCGCTGGCGGAGAGCGCTGGACTCTGCCACGCGATCGTCACCCAGGTGCTGCAGAGCGGGACGCACCTGATGCTGGACGACGCGTCCGCGATGGAGGCCTGGCGCAAGGATCCGTACGTCTCCGGGAACAAGATCCGCTCGGTGCTCTGCGCGCCCATCCGGCACCGGGGGCAGGTGCTGGGGCTGTTCTACCTGGAGAACAACCTGACGCCGGGCGCCTTCAACACCAGCCGGCTCAAGGTGCTGGGGATGCTGACGAGCCAGGCGGCCATCTCCATCGAGAACGCGGAGCTGTACCGGCGGCTCGAGGACTACAGCCACACCCTGGAGGATCGGGTGGCGGACCGCACGGCCGAGCTGCACAGCAAGAACGCGGAGCTGCAGCGGGCGCTGGAGACGCTCAAGACGATGCATGCGCAGATCGTCACGCAGGAGAAGCTGGCCTCGCTGGGAGCGCTCACCGCCGGCATCGCGCACGAGCTGAAGAACCCGCTGAACTTCGTGAGCAACTTCGCGGCGCTCTCGAACGAACGGGTGAAGGAGCTCCGGGAGATGAAGCCCGGCGCGCGGCTCGCGCCGCCCGCGCAGGTACAGGAGATGGAGGACATCCTGGAGGAGCTGGAGCTGAACACGCGGAAGATCCGCGAGCACGGGCAGCGGGCCGTCAGCATCATCGACGGGATGCTGCAGCACGCGCGGGGCAAGCGGGGCGACAAGCGGGCCACCAACGTGAACCAGCTCGTGGAGGAGGCGGTGCGCCTGGTGCACCATGGGCTGAAGGCGAAGAGCACCCGCCGCAACGTGATCATCGAGACGGCCTTCGACGCCACGCTGCCGGACGTGCAGCTGGTGTCGGACGACATCCGCCGGGTGGTGCTGAACCTGGTGGACAACGCCTGCTACTCGGCGAGCGAGAAGGCCCAGCAGTCCGGCAGCACGGAGGAGGCCCGGGTGAAGGTGTCCACGCGGTGGACGGGCAAGGAGGTGGAGATCCGCGTCCGGGACAACGGCAAGGGAATCCCCGCCGCGCTGCGAGAGAAGCTCTTCACGCCCTTCTTCACCACCAAGCCGACGGGAGAAGGCACGGGGCTGGGCCTGTCCATCAGCCACGAGATCGTCGTGGTGTCGCTGGGAGGCAGGCTCTCGGTGGAGTCCGAGGAGGGCAAGTACGCGGAGTTCATCGTCGTACTGCCCGGCGGAGGCCAGCGGGCGGGTCCTCCCGTCTGA
- a CDS encoding protein kinase domain-containing protein: protein MSEEHEGANAPQGSNDTVLAKPGPSPAASAEGEGVFAGRYMLLGKIGRGGMGTVYRARDTLVGDVVALKMLELEAEQRADLLERFRREVRLARRISHPHVARTHDLGEHGGHLFLTMEYVEGEDLQSLLVRERALGAVRAARIALAVCEGLAAAHAAGVVHRDLKPANVLVEKGGRVVLTDFGIARAMAGESASRTQGMVGTPMYMSPEQLEGGEVEARSDLYAVGLLLYEMLTGEAPFTGDSPMAVAFARLRQPPPDPAGRPGVPDALAHLVRECLAREPSERPAGAHEVATVLRTWLGSMGEAVELTTHASTPIPGFQAPGPVTPSIPVSAQGAGALAGTPSPRQTPRTTSRSGMQGLAVLPLRFIGPKEQEYLGDGVTEGLIDILSRTRGVRVQSSGATARFRSERDPRVVGRELGVELMVDGTVQSLGKMVRVSLRLVEVASGVQLWNGRFEDSGEDAFALQDRLGRRMTEALRCELLIAAYRAHATPEVESLYRQALVQASSAPRVLPDDVLGPLEECIARAPGFLPAIGLHALATMRTWFMRSPEQQQTWLSVSMASMERANQQAPELVDTLLARSMRATQEGNWRGAVVALRAVLDAAPTCAGALQYLGSLQCEAGRADEGLQRLRTAFELDPTMSSAQYEIARCSALRGQMEEYREALEKLAAFPFLRLPSLLLRMRIAAWKRDLEEVQRCRIELRHEPNSLARNTELYASAVLGEVPVEETMVSFDMVLGGLVSPRFASMLCQLATEVLCLTDRPELALTYFQRAANTALIDLEWIDRCPALTAMRSLPGFNEGRLKVRTRVESIWSV, encoded by the coding sequence GTGTCCGAGGAACATGAGGGAGCCAACGCTCCGCAAGGCAGCAATGACACCGTCCTGGCGAAGCCAGGGCCGTCGCCAGCAGCGAGCGCGGAGGGCGAGGGTGTCTTCGCCGGGCGCTACATGCTGCTGGGGAAGATCGGCCGTGGCGGCATGGGCACCGTCTATCGGGCGCGTGACACCCTGGTGGGCGATGTCGTCGCCCTGAAGATGCTGGAGCTGGAGGCCGAGCAGCGAGCCGATCTGCTGGAGCGCTTCCGCCGCGAGGTCCGACTGGCCCGGCGCATCTCCCACCCCCACGTGGCGCGCACGCACGATCTGGGCGAGCACGGGGGCCACCTCTTCCTGACCATGGAGTACGTGGAGGGGGAGGATCTGCAGTCGCTGCTGGTGCGGGAGCGGGCGCTGGGAGCGGTGCGAGCGGCGCGGATCGCACTGGCGGTGTGCGAGGGGCTGGCCGCGGCTCACGCGGCCGGTGTGGTGCACCGGGACCTGAAGCCGGCCAACGTGCTCGTGGAGAAGGGCGGCCGGGTGGTGCTCACCGACTTCGGCATTGCCCGGGCCATGGCGGGAGAGTCGGCCTCGCGCACGCAGGGCATGGTGGGCACGCCCATGTACATGTCCCCGGAGCAGCTCGAGGGCGGCGAGGTGGAGGCGCGCTCGGATCTGTACGCGGTGGGGCTGCTGCTCTACGAGATGCTCACCGGCGAGGCGCCCTTCACCGGGGACTCGCCAATGGCGGTGGCCTTCGCGCGGCTGAGGCAGCCTCCGCCAGATCCGGCGGGCCGCCCCGGCGTTCCGGATGCGCTGGCCCACCTGGTGCGCGAGTGCCTGGCGCGGGAGCCCTCAGAGCGCCCCGCCGGAGCGCACGAGGTGGCCACGGTGCTGCGGACCTGGCTGGGCTCCATGGGCGAGGCGGTGGAGCTGACCACCCATGCGAGCACGCCCATCCCCGGCTTCCAGGCCCCGGGGCCCGTGACTCCGAGCATCCCCGTCTCCGCTCAGGGCGCGGGTGCTCTGGCCGGCACGCCTTCGCCCCGGCAGACGCCGCGGACGACGAGCCGCTCCGGAATGCAGGGGCTGGCCGTGCTGCCGCTGCGCTTCATCGGCCCCAAGGAGCAGGAATACCTGGGAGACGGGGTGACGGAAGGGCTGATCGACATCCTGTCCCGCACCCGGGGCGTGCGGGTGCAGAGCAGCGGGGCGACGGCGCGCTTCCGCAGCGAGCGGGATCCCCGCGTGGTGGGGCGTGAGCTGGGCGTGGAGCTCATGGTCGACGGCACGGTGCAGAGCCTCGGGAAGATGGTGCGCGTCTCGCTGCGGCTGGTGGAGGTCGCCTCCGGCGTGCAGCTCTGGAACGGGCGCTTCGAGGACTCGGGAGAGGACGCATTCGCGCTCCAGGATCGGCTGGGGCGGCGGATGACGGAGGCGCTGCGCTGCGAGCTGCTCATCGCCGCGTACCGCGCGCACGCGACGCCCGAGGTGGAGTCGCTCTACCGTCAGGCGCTGGTGCAGGCCAGCTCGGCGCCCCGGGTGCTCCCGGACGACGTGCTCGGGCCGCTGGAAGAGTGCATCGCGCGGGCGCCCGGCTTCCTGCCGGCCATCGGCCTGCACGCCCTGGCCACCATGCGGACGTGGTTCATGCGCTCGCCGGAGCAGCAGCAGACCTGGCTGTCCGTGTCCATGGCCAGCATGGAGCGCGCCAACCAGCAGGCCCCGGAGCTGGTGGACACGCTCCTGGCCAGGTCCATGCGAGCCACCCAGGAGGGCAACTGGCGGGGGGCGGTGGTGGCGCTCCGGGCCGTGCTGGACGCGGCGCCGACCTGCGCCGGAGCCCTGCAGTACCTCGGGAGCCTGCAGTGCGAGGCGGGCCGGGCGGACGAGGGGCTGCAGCGCCTGCGCACGGCCTTCGAGCTGGACCCCACCATGTCCAGCGCCCAGTACGAGATCGCCCGCTGCAGCGCGCTCCGGGGGCAGATGGAGGAGTACCGCGAGGCGCTCGAGAAGCTGGCGGCCTTTCCATTCCTCCGCCTGCCGTCGCTCCTCCTGCGCATGCGGATCGCCGCGTGGAAGCGGGATCTCGAGGAGGTGCAGCGGTGCCGGATCGAGCTGCGCCACGAGCCGAACTCACTCGCGCGCAACACGGAGCTCTACGCGTCCGCCGTCCTGGGAGAGGTGCCGGTGGAGGAGACGATGGTGAGCTTCGACATGGTGCTCGGGGGCCTGGTGAGCCCGAGGTTCGCGTCGATGCTCTGTCAGCTCGCGACGGAGGTGCTGTGCCTGACGGATCGTCCGGAGCTCGCGCTGACGTACTTCCAGCGGGCGGCGAACACGGCGCTCATCGATCTGGAGTGGATTGATCGCTGCCCGGCACTCACCGCCATGCGCTCGCTCCCCGGCTTCAACGAGGGGCGGCTCAAGGTGCGCACCCGCGTCGAGTCCATCTGGTCCGTCTGA
- a CDS encoding CapA family protein encodes MGLLLLLCLGAAPITVSAGGDLQTGASTPEAQVAALGTLLQGDVRFVNLEGPLTASGRESGLAEDGTPVGALKFNAPPRVAGWLEGRVDVVSLANNHALDQGEQGLTETVAHLRARGLQVATASTEAEWSVRERRVRLIARNLSDKWTESEASALEARVRESRAAGPVLVSLHWGRAGALLPTREQRRLAARLIDAGATAVLGHGPHTPQGIERRGRGVIAYSLGNLAFSCSCTDERDAYVLRFRIDATGAAVDVEAVPLRAGLREPPRRAEDDPGVAQLIESLSDDLGSDARIQAGRVRIR; translated from the coding sequence ATGGGACTGCTCCTGCTGCTGTGCCTGGGGGCCGCGCCGATCACCGTCTCCGCCGGCGGAGATCTGCAGACTGGCGCCAGCACGCCCGAGGCGCAGGTGGCGGCGCTGGGCACGCTGCTCCAGGGGGACGTGCGGTTCGTCAACCTGGAGGGCCCGCTCACGGCATCGGGCCGGGAGTCCGGGCTGGCCGAGGACGGGACGCCGGTCGGGGCGCTGAAGTTCAACGCGCCCCCCCGGGTGGCGGGCTGGCTCGAGGGCCGCGTGGACGTGGTGTCGCTGGCGAACAACCACGCGCTGGACCAGGGCGAGCAGGGGCTCACGGAGACGGTGGCGCACCTGCGAGCCCGGGGCCTCCAGGTGGCCACGGCCTCCACGGAGGCGGAGTGGAGCGTCCGGGAGCGCCGGGTGCGGCTCATCGCGCGCAACCTGTCCGACAAGTGGACCGAGTCGGAGGCCTCCGCGCTGGAGGCCCGGGTCCGCGAGTCACGCGCGGCGGGGCCGGTGCTCGTGTCGCTGCACTGGGGGCGCGCCGGAGCCCTGCTGCCCACGAGGGAGCAGCGCAGGCTGGCGGCTCGGCTCATCGACGCGGGGGCCACGGCGGTGCTCGGCCACGGTCCTCACACGCCGCAGGGCATCGAGCGGCGCGGGCGCGGGGTCATCGCGTACTCCCTGGGCAACCTGGCGTTCTCCTGTAGCTGTACGGACGAGCGGGATGCCTATGTCCTGCGCTTCCGCATCGACGCCACGGGAGCCGCCGTGGACGTGGAGGCGGTGCCGCTGCGCGCCGGCCTGCGCGAGCCACCTCGGCGCGCGGAGGACGATCCAGGCGTGGCGCAGCTCATCGAGAGCCTCTCCGACGATCTCGGCAGCGACGCGCGCATCCAGGCAGGCCGGGTGCGCATCCGCTGA
- a CDS encoding glucose 1-dehydrogenase produces MEGKVVMVTGGASGLGAASVRMLVREGARVAITDLNEQAGQALAKELGMATRFWRLDVTREEDWTPAVDAVLATFGRLDVMVNNAGVGIVKDVETISLQEWRWVHSVNQDGVFLGCKQAIRAMRQCGAKGSIINMSSVAALVGSAAFPAYCSSKASVRLLTKSVALHCAQKGYDIRCNSVHPVYVETPMLDKLASVMGDAAAAKERLGKSIPLGRLGQPDEVAHAVVYLASDESSLMTGSELVLDGGMTAM; encoded by the coding sequence GTGGAAGGCAAGGTAGTGATGGTGACGGGCGGCGCGTCAGGGCTCGGCGCGGCCTCGGTGCGGATGCTCGTGCGCGAGGGCGCGCGCGTGGCCATCACGGACCTGAACGAGCAGGCGGGCCAGGCCCTCGCGAAGGAGCTGGGCATGGCCACGCGCTTCTGGCGCCTGGACGTCACCCGCGAGGAGGACTGGACCCCGGCGGTGGATGCGGTGCTGGCGACCTTCGGCCGGCTGGACGTGATGGTGAACAACGCGGGCGTCGGCATCGTCAAGGACGTGGAGACGATCTCGCTCCAGGAGTGGCGGTGGGTGCACTCGGTGAACCAGGACGGTGTGTTCCTGGGCTGCAAGCAAGCCATCCGCGCCATGCGGCAGTGCGGCGCCAAGGGCTCCATCATCAATATGAGCTCCGTGGCGGCGCTGGTGGGGTCGGCGGCCTTCCCCGCCTACTGCTCCAGCAAGGCCTCCGTGCGCCTGCTCACGAAGTCCGTGGCGCTGCACTGCGCGCAGAAGGGCTACGACATCCGCTGCAACTCCGTCCACCCCGTGTACGTGGAGACGCCCATGCTGGACAAGCTGGCCAGCGTGATGGGTGATGCCGCCGCGGCCAAGGAGAGGCTGGGCAAGAGCATTCCCCTGGGGCGCCTGGGGCAGCCGGACGAGGTGGCGCACGCCGTCGTGTACCTGGCCTCGGACGAGTCCTCGCTGATGACGGGCTCGGAGCTGGTGCTCGACGGCGGCATGACGGCGATGTGA
- a CDS encoding M15 family metallopeptidase produces the protein MPVLARPLRSVLLLLSLGGPVAATAGEGSEAPAEAPPRALACLAKWYPVEPVRVDGEWKARLPGGKTYPFDDGRTKSFEEKLDAPDLEDTFSIPYRAGPIAPVTRENEDPGRFRFDPLFHAAYGASEEQVDVVGITFLGQKLKVHRKVAPVFARVEQRLAAVLEKEPALRPFLTNVGGTFNWRKIANTNRQSAHSYGVSIDLNVARSHYWEWAKPKSPVRWENRIPQVIVDAFEAEGFIWGGRWYHYDTMHFEYRPELLDPACREG, from the coding sequence ATGCCCGTCCTGGCTCGGCCTCTCCGAAGTGTCCTGCTGCTGCTGTCGCTCGGAGGGCCCGTGGCGGCCACGGCGGGGGAGGGGAGCGAGGCTCCGGCGGAGGCTCCTCCTCGCGCGCTGGCCTGCCTGGCGAAGTGGTACCCGGTGGAGCCGGTGCGGGTGGACGGCGAGTGGAAGGCTCGGCTGCCCGGGGGCAAGACGTACCCGTTCGATGACGGGCGCACGAAGTCCTTCGAGGAGAAGCTCGACGCGCCCGATCTGGAGGACACGTTCTCCATTCCCTACCGGGCGGGCCCCATCGCTCCGGTGACGCGGGAGAACGAGGACCCCGGGCGCTTCCGCTTCGATCCGCTGTTCCACGCGGCCTACGGCGCGTCCGAGGAGCAGGTGGACGTGGTGGGCATCACCTTCCTGGGGCAGAAGCTCAAGGTGCACCGCAAGGTGGCGCCCGTCTTCGCGCGGGTGGAGCAGCGGCTCGCGGCGGTGCTGGAGAAGGAGCCGGCGCTGCGCCCCTTCCTCACCAACGTGGGCGGCACCTTCAACTGGCGGAAGATCGCCAACACGAACCGCCAGAGCGCCCACTCGTATGGCGTGTCCATCGACCTGAACGTGGCGCGCTCCCATTACTGGGAGTGGGCGAAGCCGAAGAGCCCGGTGCGCTGGGAGAATCGCATCCCCCAGGTCATCGTGGACGCTTTCGAGGCGGAGGGCTTCATCTGGGGCGGGCGCTGGTACCACTACGACACCATGCACTTCGAGTACCGCCCCGAGCTGCTCGACCCGGCGTGCCGGGAAGGCTGA